The DNA sequence gtgtagaggggtcagagtgctggggggatatctggggtgtagagtggtCGGAGTGCTCGGGGGATAGctagggtgtagagggatcagagtgctggggggatatctggggtgtagaggggtcagagtgctgggggatatctgtagtgtagaggggtcagagtgctgggggggatatctagggtgtagaggggtcagagtgctggggggatatctggggtgtagagtggtCGGAGTGCTCGGGGGATAGctagggtgtagagggatcagagtgctggggggatatctggggtgtagaggggtcggagtgctcgagggatatctagggtgtagaggggtcagagtgctggggggttatctagggtgtagaggggtcagagtgctggagggatatctggggtgtagagaggtcacagtgctggggagatatctggagtgtagaggggccatagtgctggggaggcatcaatctagcagatatattatatgcacaggacagctttgttactttttgtatgtagtattttcccactgtttctttgctgtacagaatgattgttagaggggtcagagtgctgggggatatctggggtgtaggggggtcagagtgctgcggggatatctggggtgtagaggggtcagagtgctggggagatatctaaagtgtagaggggtcagagtgctggggggatatctggggtgtagaggggtcggagtgctcgggggatatctagggtgtagaggggtcagagtgctgaggggatatctggggtgtagaggggtcagagtgctggggggatatctggggtgtagaggggtcagagtgctgggggggggagtgctggggggatatccggggtgtagaggggttggagtgctggggggatatctagggtgaagaggggtcagagtgctggagggatatctggggtgtagagaggtcagagtgctggggggatatctggggtgtagaggggccatagtgctggggaggcatcaatctagcagatatattatatgcacaggacagctttgttactttttgTATGTAGTaatttcccactgtttctttgctgtacagaatgattgttagACGGGTCAGAGTGATGGGGGATatgtggggtgtagaggggtcagagtactgggggttagatttgtgcacaacggaaaatttcatttagtttcggtttgttgtcagtcgtaaaatacataatttcgttctgttatattaaTTATGTTGTTAAttagttttcggataattcgttattattcgtagcgtgtcgatattcgttatactgaatgtcgaatcatgtcaaattcattcgttatatccactataatttctttcgtattagttgaaatttgatatttatgtatgtatacacattcgtgataatgattcgtagtttggaaagtcgtttgtttattgaatctattaacacacacaatgacaaaatctcttctcctctgctcaaatacaatacaacacccttctcactcagttctcaggaatgcactttgccagtaaccttcagcacaaaattaatcagctgattggactgtaagatttactttgagttgaccttttgtttcattagagctttaacgaattaccgaatcatgttgaattcattcgttatatttacTATATTTTCTTTCGTATTacttgaaatttgttatttttttattcggacattcggatgcatccaaatgcccgaaggatgcaaaattcggccaaatttcgtTTTgttacgaaatgaattgcacatgtctactgggggaatatctggggtgtagaagggccagtgtgctggggggatatctggggtgtaggggggtcagattgatggaggatatctggggtgtagaggtgtcagtgtgctggggggatatctggggtgtagaggggccatagtgttggggaggcatcaatctagcagatatattatatgcacaggacagcgttgttactttatgtatgtagtatttcccACAGTttttttgctgtacagaatgattgttagaggggtcagagtgctggggggatgttTGGGgagtagaggggccatagtgctggggaggcatcaatctagcagatatattatatgcacaggacagttttgttactttatgtatgtagtatttttccactgtttctttgctgtacataatgattgttcatgtagttaatgcggagctccacccaaaaggggaagctccgcttgtctgcctcctacctgtttgatgtctgtttacctgcgctgtctccattgtacgggccccagagcattactttgcccaggggcccatgatgctatgaAGATGGCCCTGGTGATAGGCAGAGGACCTCTCAAGGTGATCTCTCTTTTTGGGCTACATTATATCAATGAAATCCTCCCCTTTAATATATTATTGGGAGCTTATATTCCCCTTTTCCCACCATTACAAGGTCTTTGATATTCTGAGGGCAGTCCATCAAAAATGATCATTTAGATTTGTGCAATCACTGGCCAATTAAATCGCAAGATGGTTTCTTGTATCCTGCAAGGATTCTAGTAGTTAGATGATCGTCTTAACAGAATTTTAAGACACACCAAATGGCTGAAACTATCACCAAGCCAAATGATGGTGCCATGCTCAACATTAAGGAGAACTGACAGATTTTGGGGAGTCAATGTGTTAAAAACCTACACCTTCATTATATCTTAATACTGCTttgaggaaatctcaccattgtgtgagggacagagacacaaactactgcaaggaaaaaacccattgtgggaggagcagagacacaaactactgcagggaaatttaaagtgatgctaaacccccagaaatatatatatataaaccttcctaattacattttttaagctgagctccactcaaaaggggaagctctgcttgtctgcctcctcccccctctggtgtcacagttggcaccttttgggggggagcgggtacctagttttaaaGTTCAGTCCCCctttcccccacagccttctgggacacatcacaggtgccAGAAGACTGTGGCCCAGCCACAAAGTGCagcgattgaagaatcggcttgggtgaggacacagcTGGATGACTGAACTAATAAgtgcctaatattaaaagtcagcagctacagtatttgtagctgctgacttttaattttttggggaggagcctggagctcctattTAACTGTGCCGATATTAATATAAATGTTTCCTGTATTAAAATGTACCTGGTGATCTTGCTATTCTAATTATTTCCTCCTTCTTGGTGGCAACGATTTGCAGGCTCATAGAATCTGAAGATCATTGCCCCCACAGTGCGCATGCTCCCCCTATAACTAAATAGGCCGTGCATCACTATGCATGACTTAATTACTAGGTCATGTGATCTCTGTATTCCTCCCCCGTAGCATTGCCTGGGTTGGGGCAGAGCTAAATAGCAGCATGTAAAATGTTATGTGATGTCACTTTAGCGAATCCATGTCCTCTCTTCCAGGCCATTCAGAATGGAGTGCACTGTCACCTTGGTGGATCAGATGCATGACTGACAGCAGATCCTGCTTTGAATGATATGGAAGGGGAGGGAGTGTAATAGCTAAAGCATCGTGAATCTGGACCTTTTTATACATATCCTGTCCAACTGTTCTTTTCATCCTGCTGCGATCCTAGCTATAacactccctccccctccatcccaTTCAAAGCAGAGTCTGAAATCAGTCAAACATCTGAtcaaacagtggtctccaaactgcagcctggggctgggtgaggccctttgcttgcctttatccggctctTGGGGACTATTcatttcactgacaccagtgattggggactattcctcctactgacaccaaaaatggcaaaatattcctcccactgacaccaatgacagtagactattcttcccactaacgccaatgatgggggactattcctcccactgacgccaatgacactgacactattcctcccactgacaccagtaatgggacgTTATGCAGGCCATCATCTGTAATAAAAATATCAGCAAGGGTTGTTTGGTAAAGCCATAACTTGACAAGATGTCAATTGAATTGTAGAAAAGAAGAAATTTGTGTAACAGGTTTTGGGCTTTTTTTTGGGGCCACTTACACCTCTGCATGACGCCTGTAGTGAGATTTCCCCACAATAGTTTTTGGCTTTGCTACCAGATAGAATGTGGCCTGGTGTGCTCATTATCAGGTACTCTCACTCTCCCCTCtggatttctttcttttttacattaTAGAGAATGTAGTGGGAACACCCTATGGTGGAACATTTCAAAACTTAGCAGGAACAGTCAGCGTAATGGTAGAAAAACACCTAGTGAGTAATTCAGCCTACTGGACTCCATCTATATaacataaagtgtatgtaaagccaaaacattttataGTTTAGATTAGGTAACGTTTAGAacctcttcagatttttttttttttctctttgtgtccctactggggagatttcccttcacttcctgccttcCTGTCTCAAAGACATAACGCCCTCTTAACTGCCACCAGAAAGTtttccctgttggaagatttcccatctatccATATTTTAGTGACAAGGGTCTTCAGGACATATAGAAAAGGGTCATCTCTGCAGAAGAGACACAGCATTAAAAAAAACCCGACTGGGGTCCTAATCCATCTCCTctccatccaaaactataaaaaggttttgatatattttaaatataaattTCAAATGGATTGATACTTTAATATTAATATTCTTGTGGTTTAGTGGTTTAGTGTCCCATTCAGAAATTGTTGTCCaggaaaacaaatacattttaacaaataacaaaaaaaaaaaaaaaaagcaacactgtAACAGGTGTTATAAAGCAAAGTACTGACTTTCTGAAATGTTAGAGCAAAACTTGAAGTCCCCTGCTAAAATTGCACATTTTATTTACACAATAGACTATCCCTTTGAGTTGTGTTTGGGATTCCAACAAAATAAATATTGcttaatttaattaattatttattttctttacaaaATATAATCCCTATAGTCTTGTTGCGAAAGTTGGTCTGTTTGCAACTAAACGGAAGTGGCAAAAAGCATTAAGTCATTAAAACAAACTCCTTTCTTTAGGCAGAGGCTTTTGCCATGTATTGGTGGTGTGTCCGATAAACTATCGTtctgtgttttatggttttaatgtGCAGCATCCAATCACACAAAAGTATTTGGAGGATTGGAGTCGATTGGCCAGGCTAGTTTTTTCTCCTTGGCTTCACGGTCAAAGGAGTCGTATACTGATTCCTTTATGGTAGTTTTGCCCGGGATGGGCATTTCACAGATGCCAACATAATTCCTTTTAGCCACGCGGGAGCAAGTGGTAATAGTATAGGCATTGCTCCGATAACACTTCATGGAAGACATGCAAAAAGTCTCTTTCATGCCTCTCCTGAAGTTGGCGTTGTATACAGAGTATAGTGTCGGTTTGGCAGCTGAGGATCCAAAAGAGAGCCAGGAGACCGCCAAGTATGCCAGGCAGCACTGCCGCCGGTCACTTTCATCAGGGTGCCACAGCTGCACCACATAAAATGGCAGCCAGGACACCAAGAAGATGGTATTGAGCATGAGGAACATTTTGATGGTTTTGACTTTGGTCCTGGGCACAATGTTCATGGTCCGTCTGACACTAAGCCTGTCCGTGCCGATGCGCCAAATATATTTAACCACCTTATGGTAAAAGAGAATTATTAGGGCAGATGGCACAAGGAAGCCCACTAAGAGGTGGGCCACTCCATAAACTGCACCATCCCAGGATGGGGGAGGAAAAAAGTTGCAGTGCTCGTCTACGCTGTCATAAAAGAAGAAAGCTGGTAAGACAAAGGCAGCATCAAAAATCCATGAAGCCACAATCATCCTTTTGGCTTTTTCTCTTGAGACTTTGAAGCTTAAAGGATACAAGATGGTATAGAAACGGTCAAGACAGATAGACAGGAGAACATAAATCTGTACTCCAGGGGTCAAGTAGTGAAAATATCGTGCCAGCTTGCACATGGCACTGCCCAATGCCCACCGACCAGAGCTGACTTGTATCAATGTAAACGGGGCACTGCCCAAGCTGAGAAGTAGGTCCGCACATGCTAGAGAGACAACAAAATAATTTGTCGTTGACTGAGTCCGTCG is a window from the Aquarana catesbeiana isolate 2022-GZ linkage group LG03, ASM4218655v1, whole genome shotgun sequence genome containing:
- the GPR19 gene encoding probable G-protein coupled receptor 19 isoform X2; the encoded protein is MVFAHGMDAQRSHPLLPTILYHMPNNSVTTCPMSAGEPWIPGIFKDGTSGKRNSTVPGQLLLPGEIAAAGLAFGLIWILSVFGNALVCLVIHRSRRTQSTTNYFVVSLACADLLLSLGSAPFTLIQVSSGRWALGSAMCKLARYFHYLTPGVQIYVLLSICLDRFYTILYPLSFKVSREKAKRMIVASWIFDAAFVLPAFFFYDSVDEHCNFFPPPSWDGAVYGVAHLLVGFLVPSALIILFYHKVVKYIWRIGTDRLSVRRTMNIVPRTKVKTIKMFLMLNTIFLVSWLPFYVVQLWHPDESDRRQCCLAYLAVSWLSFGSSAAKPTLYSVYNANFRRGMKETFCMSSMKCYRSNAYTITTCSRVAKRNYVGICEMPIPGKTTIKESVYDSFDREAKEKKLAWPIDSNPPNTFV
- the GPR19 gene encoding probable G-protein coupled receptor 19 isoform X1 yields the protein MPSLHFHPFSDDLSSSVSSSPLIFQCPPPKHPSISFLSVSTCNSSSHVLLICIFTSSMIIFPRLLKYPLKMVFAHGMDAQRSHPLLPTILYHMPNNSVTTCPMSAGEPWIPGIFKDGTSGKRNSTVPGQLLLPGEIAAAGLAFGLIWILSVFGNALVCLVIHRSRRTQSTTNYFVVSLACADLLLSLGSAPFTLIQVSSGRWALGSAMCKLARYFHYLTPGVQIYVLLSICLDRFYTILYPLSFKVSREKAKRMIVASWIFDAAFVLPAFFFYDSVDEHCNFFPPPSWDGAVYGVAHLLVGFLVPSALIILFYHKVVKYIWRIGTDRLSVRRTMNIVPRTKVKTIKMFLMLNTIFLVSWLPFYVVQLWHPDESDRRQCCLAYLAVSWLSFGSSAAKPTLYSVYNANFRRGMKETFCMSSMKCYRSNAYTITTCSRVAKRNYVGICEMPIPGKTTIKESVYDSFDREAKEKKLAWPIDSNPPNTFV